Proteins from a genomic interval of Pecten maximus chromosome 13, xPecMax1.1, whole genome shotgun sequence:
- the LOC117340605 gene encoding Down syndrome cell adhesion molecule-like protein 1 homolog: MTAVASNAARCRDSDFVFINVHNRSNTSFVFRFIPDGPSTVNLTPPTVTYTPTEGQTIPTITCSADCNPACTYSWTKDGQSITTGSNLQITNIQHGQGGVYRCTASNGYGSDVGVNVNVIVDLNPGIPNSLLIGCTDASSAEVSWSDGGDSQYYRVMFSTDRFLNSQEVYPVMITKQTDGSDVYSQNIDNLDGGHVYFFKVVAYNKYGNTTSADAVGCTVHELLTKQK, from the exons GTTTTCATAAATGTACACAATAGGTCGAATACTTCTTTTGTTTTTCGATTCATTCCAGACGGACCGTCAACCGTAAATCTGACTCCACCAACTGTGACCTACACTCCCACAGAAGGACAGACTATCCCAACCATCACGTGTTCTGCTGACTGTAACCCGGCCTGTACCTACAGCTGGACAAAGGATGGACAATCCATTACAACAGGGTCAAATCTCCAAATCACCAACATACAGCATGGTCAGGGGGGCGTGTACAGGTGTACGGCCAGTAATGGGTACGGGAGTGACGTCGGCGTCAATGTCAACGTCATTGTAGATT TGAACCCAGGAATCCCAAACAGTCTGTTAATTGGCTGTACTGATGCCAGTTCTGCTGAGGTATCGTGGAGCGACGGAGGGGACTCTCAGTATTACCGTGTTATGTTCAGCACAGACAGGTTTCTCAACTCACAAGAAGTTTATCCAGTGATGATTACAAAACAAACAGACGGAAGTGACGTGTATAGTCAAAATATAGACAATCTGGATGGAGGCCATGTTTATTTCTTTAAGGTTGTAGCGTACAATAAGTACGGAAACACAACATCGGCAGATGCTGTCGGCTGTACTGTTCATGAGC TGCTGACGAAACAGAAGTGA